The following coding sequences are from one Phenylobacterium glaciei window:
- a CDS encoding response regulator — MSSISLARINFMVVDDNIHAIDLVKTMLRGFGVDSVVEAKTITEAKVKLKQSTLPGAAVIDIIILDYMMGEEEGVTLARWLRREDTSPAPYIPIIMLTGHADRQRVYAARDAGVNEFCVKPFTPSDLMKRIMAVIDHPRSYVRSSSGYFGPDRRRVDDPKYKGPERRKDRKRN; from the coding sequence ATGTCCTCTATCTCGCTCGCCCGCATCAACTTCATGGTCGTGGATGACAACATCCACGCCATTGATCTGGTCAAGACGATGCTGCGCGGCTTTGGCGTGGACTCCGTGGTGGAGGCCAAGACCATCACCGAGGCCAAGGTCAAGCTGAAGCAGTCCACCCTGCCCGGCGCCGCCGTCATCGACATCATCATCCTGGACTACATGATGGGCGAGGAAGAGGGCGTGACCCTGGCCCGCTGGCTACGCAGAGAGGACACCAGCCCCGCGCCCTACATTCCGATCATCATGCTGACCGGACATGCCGACCGGCAGCGGGTCTATGCCGCGCGCGACGCCGGGGTGAACGAGTTCTGCGTGAAGCCGTTCACGCCCTCGGACCTGATGAAGCGGATCATGGCGGTGATCGACCATCCCAGGTCCTATGTCCGCTCCAGCTCGGGCTATTTCGGCCCCGACCGGCGGCGGGTCGATGACCCGAAATACAAGGGTCCGGAGCGCCGCAAGGACCGCAAGCGCAATTAG
- a CDS encoding PAS domain-containing sensor histidine kinase, whose amino-acid sequence MARRGGEDAEANRPQGRDNAPGVRALPTQTFARIAILSTLLLLAVYTAFAVARIQREPQITTAANAALPSRAEAVAAHLDAEAAALRGGLLAAREALQRDGDQPMAAAESGLRAAAGAAVAVAVISDEEVVAVAGPAGGLDWLELAKTASGSKREVWQGVTGQTAPALAAATPAATNKGQRWIVVAGDPTHLGAWLSKSKPEAIATPEGRILAASPVNGVGAADTVNAAFATLPEELKLDGGLSRAQGPDGVSLDLAARPALGGGLYVLAGASSAPTEIQTSTEQLAWLLAPLAAAFLLGLLLLNQSNRVENAQKAFVDSEQRFRLAVEAARCGIWEWDLSNDKMFMSDVTGAIFGWGGGGIVEGQAVLERVSADHRDRLRQALSTAAIYGGFDVSFRVPSLQGGRPTWIDARGQAFGDKGRDGYTRIIGVALDVTEERMAQARAQAAENRLRDAIESVSEAFVLWDRNGRLLMCNKNYRAFFSLEPRLLKPGASREQVNRFAQLAIKQEMESSDGRKGVREAELNDGRWIQISERRTAEGGLVMSAADITAIKTQEEARRLNEEALQKAVVGLERSQEQLSELARKYEMEKVRAEGANKAKSEFLANMSHELRTPLNAINGFSEIMVQEMFGPVGDPRYKGYSQDILSSGQHLLALINDILDMSKIEAGKMSLRFEPIALEEVAEDAVRLVRNRAEATGLALAIDFPPHLPEIEADYRAVKQILLNLLSNAIKFTPRGGRVTIRAEGRHDPLGERIRISVQDTGIGIAQDDLARLARPFEQVENQHSKTTQGTGLGLALTKSLVEMHGGALDMQSAPGEGTMVSFSLPIRQTGAALAAIAAA is encoded by the coding sequence TTGGCCAGACGCGGGGGTGAGGACGCCGAGGCCAATCGGCCTCAGGGGCGCGACAACGCGCCCGGCGTCCGAGCGCTGCCGACCCAGACCTTCGCGCGCATCGCCATCCTCTCCACCCTGCTGCTGCTGGCGGTCTACACCGCCTTCGCGGTGGCCCGCATCCAGCGCGAACCGCAGATCACCACCGCCGCCAACGCCGCCCTGCCCAGCCGGGCCGAGGCCGTGGCCGCCCATCTCGACGCCGAGGCCGCGGCCCTGCGCGGCGGTTTGCTGGCGGCCCGCGAGGCCCTGCAGAGAGACGGCGACCAGCCGATGGCCGCGGCCGAGAGCGGCCTGCGCGCCGCAGCCGGTGCGGCCGTCGCCGTCGCGGTGATCTCCGACGAGGAGGTCGTGGCGGTCGCCGGCCCCGCGGGCGGCCTCGACTGGCTGGAGCTGGCCAAGACCGCTTCCGGCTCCAAGCGCGAAGTCTGGCAGGGAGTCACCGGCCAGACTGCGCCGGCCCTGGCCGCCGCCACGCCCGCCGCCACCAACAAGGGCCAACGCTGGATCGTCGTGGCCGGAGACCCCACCCATCTCGGCGCCTGGCTTTCCAAATCCAAGCCCGAGGCCATCGCCACGCCGGAGGGCCGTATCCTGGCCGCCAGTCCGGTCAACGGGGTCGGCGCGGCCGACACCGTCAACGCCGCCTTCGCCACCCTGCCCGAGGAACTGAAGCTCGACGGTGGCCTGAGCCGCGCCCAGGGACCGGACGGCGTCTCGCTGGACCTCGCCGCCCGCCCGGCGCTGGGCGGCGGCCTCTACGTCCTGGCCGGCGCCAGTTCCGCGCCGACGGAGATCCAGACCTCCACCGAGCAGCTGGCCTGGTTGCTGGCGCCGCTGGCGGCGGCCTTCCTGCTGGGCCTGCTGCTGCTCAACCAGAGCAACCGGGTGGAGAACGCCCAGAAGGCCTTCGTCGATTCCGAGCAGCGGTTCCGCTTGGCCGTCGAGGCGGCGCGTTGCGGCATCTGGGAGTGGGACCTCTCCAACGACAAGATGTTCATGTCCGACGTCACCGGGGCCATCTTTGGCTGGGGCGGCGGCGGGATCGTCGAGGGTCAGGCGGTGCTGGAGCGGGTCTCCGCCGACCACCGCGACCGTCTGCGCCAGGCCTTGTCCACCGCCGCCATCTATGGCGGTTTCGACGTCTCGTTCCGGGTGCCCTCCCTGCAGGGCGGGCGGCCTACCTGGATCGACGCCCGCGGCCAGGCCTTCGGCGACAAGGGCCGGGACGGCTACACCCGGATCATCGGCGTGGCCCTGGACGTCACCGAGGAGCGCATGGCCCAGGCCCGCGCCCAGGCCGCCGAGAACCGGCTGCGCGACGCCATTGAGAGCGTGTCGGAGGCCTTCGTCCTCTGGGACCGCAACGGCCGCCTGCTGATGTGCAACAAGAACTATCGCGCGTTCTTCTCGCTGGAGCCCCGGCTGCTGAAGCCCGGCGCCTCGCGCGAGCAGGTCAACCGCTTCGCCCAGCTGGCCATCAAGCAGGAGATGGAGAGCTCCGACGGCCGCAAGGGCGTGCGCGAGGCCGAGCTCAACGACGGCCGCTGGATCCAGATCTCCGAACGCCGCACCGCCGAGGGCGGCCTGGTGATGAGCGCCGCCGACATCACCGCCATCAAGACCCAGGAAGAGGCCCGGCGCCTGAACGAAGAGGCGCTTCAGAAGGCTGTCGTCGGCCTGGAGCGCAGCCAGGAGCAGCTCTCCGAACTGGCCCGCAAGTACGAGATGGAAAAGGTGCGGGCCGAGGGCGCCAACAAGGCCAAGTCCGAGTTCCTGGCCAATATGAGCCACGAGCTGCGCACCCCGCTGAACGCCATCAATGGCTTCTCCGAGATCATGGTGCAGGAGATGTTCGGGCCCGTTGGCGATCCCCGTTACAAGGGCTACTCGCAGGACATCCTGTCGTCAGGCCAGCACCTGCTGGCGCTGATCAACGACATCCTCGACATGTCGAAGATCGAGGCGGGCAAGATGAGCCTGAGGTTCGAGCCCATCGCCTTGGAAGAGGTGGCCGAGGACGCCGTGCGCCTGGTGCGAAATCGCGCCGAGGCCACCGGTCTGGCGCTCGCCATCGACTTCCCGCCACACCTGCCGGAGATCGAGGCGGACTATCGCGCGGTGAAGCAGATCCTGCTGAACCTGCTCTCCAACGCCATCAAGTTCACGCCGCGCGGCGGCCGGGTCACGATCCGCGCCGAGGGACGCCACGACCCCTTGGGCGAGCGCATCCGTATCAGTGTGCAGGACACCGGCATCGGCATCGCGCAGGACGACCTGGCCCGGCTGGCCCGGCCCTTCGAGCAGGTGGAAAACCAGCACTCCAAGACCACCCAAGGGACGGGCCTGGGCCTGGCGCTGACCAAGTCGCTGGTGGAGATGCATGGCGGGGCGCTGGACATGCAGAGCGCGCCTGGCGAGGGCACCATGGTCAGCTTCTCCCTGCCGATCCGCCAGACCGGCGCCGCCCTGGCGGCGATCGCGGCGGCTTAG
- a CDS encoding periplasmic heavy metal sensor: protein MPSQRTLTLALIASVALNLFVIGTVVGGVVVAHRFREAAPAANRPRQPLWTAADNLPAEHRRAYRQLLRGEAGGVGGQMRLARQARRDAWSDLGGEPLDGPAVSKRLAEARTLEMTARGGVEDRIVAFAATLPAAERAELAKGLARSGPGGGGRRGDRGSREPRQP from the coding sequence ATGCCGAGCCAACGAACCCTGACCCTGGCCCTGATCGCGTCGGTCGCCCTCAACCTCTTCGTCATCGGCACGGTGGTGGGCGGTGTCGTGGTGGCGCACAGGTTCCGCGAGGCCGCACCGGCCGCCAACCGCCCGCGCCAGCCGCTGTGGACCGCCGCCGACAACCTGCCCGCGGAGCACCGCCGCGCCTATCGTCAGCTGCTGCGCGGCGAGGCCGGTGGGGTCGGAGGCCAGATGCGTCTTGCTCGCCAGGCCCGGCGGGACGCCTGGAGCGATCTCGGCGGCGAACCCCTGGATGGTCCGGCCGTCTCCAAGCGTCTGGCCGAGGCGCGGACTCTGGAAATGACCGCCCGAGGCGGCGTGGAGGATCGGATCGTGGCGTTCGCCGCGACACTGCCGGCGGCGGAGCGGGCCGAACTGGCCAAGGGCCTGGCCCGCAGCGGACCGGGTGGTGGTGGGCGTCGCGGCGATCGCGGCTCGCGCGAGCCGCGTCAGCCCTAA
- a CDS encoding RNA polymerase sigma factor: MDADPDEELLTRVARGDPAAVRALAARKLPRLLALAGRMLGEVSEAQDVAQEAMIRAWRQAPVWTPGAARFDTWLHRVTLNLCYDRLRRRREIPTETPPEWPDEGPAPDRGLEAADVGRRVAAAMAALPDRQREAVALCHYQEMTNIEAAAIMGISVDALESLLSRGRRALRAALSDMRAP; this comes from the coding sequence TTGGACGCCGATCCGGACGAGGAGCTGCTGACGCGCGTGGCGCGGGGAGATCCCGCGGCGGTGCGGGCGCTCGCGGCCCGCAAGCTGCCGCGCCTGCTGGCCCTGGCCGGTCGCATGCTGGGCGAGGTGTCGGAGGCGCAGGACGTGGCCCAGGAGGCGATGATCCGCGCCTGGCGCCAGGCGCCGGTCTGGACCCCGGGCGCGGCGCGCTTCGACACTTGGCTGCACCGGGTGACCCTCAACCTCTGCTACGACCGGCTGCGCCGCCGCCGCGAAATCCCCACCGAGACGCCGCCCGAATGGCCCGACGAGGGACCGGCGCCCGATCGTGGCCTGGAGGCCGCCGATGTGGGCCGCCGTGTGGCCGCCGCCATGGCGGCCCTGCCGGACCGGCAGCGGGAGGCGGTGGCGCTCTGCCACTATCAGGAGATGACCAATATCGAGGCCGCCGCGATCATGGGGATCAGCGTCGACGCCCTGGAGAGCCTGCTGTCGAGGGGCCGTCGGGCGCTGCGGGCCGCCCTTTCGGATATGAGGGCGCCATGA